The DNA window CTGGCGCCCATCGTGCCACGCGGCACCGACAAGTTCCGGGCAGTGGGGGATTCGCCCCGGCACGTCCCCGGCCCCGGCCTCGCCGGACCGCTGATTACCTGACAGGTAATCGTGGCGCTTCCCTCGGAAAGGTAGGTTTTCCGACATGGGAGCGGTAGCCGTACGAGATGAGACTTTTGGTGAGTTGTTGCGGTCGTGGCGGCAGCGGCGGCGGGTGAGCCAGCTCGACCTGGCCATCGAGGCCGAGGTGTCGGCCCGCCACATCAGTTTCCTGGAGACCGGCCGGGCCCGGCCGAGCAGGGAGATGGTGCGGAGGCTGGCCGAGGAGCTGCAGGTGCCGCTGCGGCAGCGCAACGCGCTGCTGACCGCGGCCGGCTTCGCGCCGATGTACCCCGAGCGGGAGGTGCGCGCGCCGGAGCTGGGGCTCGTGCGCCAGGCGCTGGACCGGATCCTCGCCGGGCACGAGCCGTACCCGGCGGTCGTGGTGGACGCCGCGTGGAACCTGGTGGCCGCCAACGCGGCGGCCGCGATGTTCATGGACGGGGTGCCGGCCGAGCTGCTGCGGGAGCCGGTCAACGTGATGCGGCTGTCGCTGCACCCGCAGGCGATGGGCGGGCGGCTGCTCAACCTGGCGGAGGTGCGCGCCCACCTGCTGCCCCCGCTCCGGCGGCAGGCCGAGACCTCGGGCGACCCGCGGCTGGCCGAGCTGTACGAGGAACTGGCCGGCTACACCTATCCCGGCGTGGACCTCAACGTGGCCCACGTGCCAGGACCGGCCGACATCCTGGTGCCGCTGCGTATCGCGCACGGCGACCGGGTGCTGTCGATGTTCACGACGATCGCGACGTTCGGCACGCCGCTGGACGTGACGGTGTCGGAGCTGGCGATCGAGACGTTCTGGCCGGGCGACGAGGAGACCGCCGCGGCCTTCCGCCGCACCTGATCAGGACCGTCAGCTCACGGCGTGGGGGACGTCCCGGTGGATGCGGGACAGCGGGACGCCGTCGGACTGCAGGCGGCGCACGGTCTCGCCGACCATGGCGGGCGGGCCGCACACGTACACGTCGTGCTCGATCCAGGACTGGAAGCGCTGCGTCACCTCGGGCAGTCCGCCGCTCATCCCCGCCCAGGACGGGTCGCCGGAGACCACCGGCACCACCCGCAGCGACGGGAACGCGGCGGCCATCCTGAGCAGGTCGGGCAGGTCGTAGAGCTCGGCGGCGGTGCGGGCGCCGTACAGCAGGTGGATGTTGGGCCGCCGGCCGGAGGCGATGACGTCCTCGACGATCGACTTCAGCGGCGCGAGGCCGGTGCCGCCCGCCACGCACAGGATGTCGCGCCCGGTCTGCCCGTCCGGCGCCATCGTGCCCATGGCCGGGCCCAGCAGGACCGTGTCGCCCACGGCGGTGTGCCGGGTCAGCGCCGTCGACACCCAGCCGCCGGGGACCGAGCGCACGTGCAGCTGGATCGTGTTGTCCGGGCGCGGGGCGTTGGCGATGGAGAACGTCCGCCACACGCGCGGCCAGCGGGCGGTCTGCACGTTGACGTACTGGCCCGGCCGGTACGGCAGCCGCTGCGCCGGCCGCAGCGTGATGACCGCGATGTCGCGGTGGCGCAGCTCGTGGCCGACGACGTCGGCCGGCCACCAGGGCGGGGAGACGTCGGCGTCGGCCGCCCGGATCATGGAGTTGGCCGCGGCGGTGTACGCCGACACCCACGCCGCCTCGATCTCGTGGTCCCAGCTGTCGGCCGCGAAGCGGCGGACCGTGGCGAGCAGCGCGTTGCCGATGGCGGTGTAGTGCTCGGCGAGGACTCCGTACTTGCGGTGGTCCCTGCCGAGCTGACTCAGGTAGGAGTCGAGCCCGTCGGGACTGTCGAGACTCCAGACGATGCGGGCCAGCGCGCCGAACAGGCGGTCGCGCTGGACGTCCATGGCGGGCGGGAACATGGCGCGCAGATGCGGGTTCTCGGCGAACAAGCGGCCGTAGAAATAGGCGGTGGCCCGCTCTGCGTGCTGCTCGACGACGGAGAAACTCTCTTTTACCAGGCGCGGATTCAACGACATTGTACGCAACCCCACTTCGCCGGCCGGAGAAACGCTCCGGTCCTCGTCGTTCCACCTCCCTGACGGCTCCGGGTGACGAGCGGCGCGGCCGGCCCCGGCTGCCACGCGCTCGCAAAGGAGTCTTACACCCCGCCTGACGCGTCACAACCGTTTCGCCGCAATACGGTGCGAATTTCTCCGCGATCGCTTTTCTCGTATTGAGGAGGGCAATTAACGCGAACAAAAGTCGTGTTCGCTTTTTGGTGGAGGCGGAGGCCCGCCGCCGGCTCAGCTCAGGAACGCCGGGCGGAGCATGGTGAAGACGCGGTCCGTCAGCTCCAGCCGGTCGGCGGGGACGCGGTCCGGGCCCGCCGCGAGCGCCTGGCCCGGGAGGCGGTCGCCTGACAGGCGGCAGTGAAGCGGACGAAAGGCGGAAGTCCGATGTGGTGGGATCTTTCGGAGAAGTGACATACCGGAAAGCGCGTACGCCATGATGGGCGTCAAGCCGTCGGCGCCGACGGGCCGGCGGCGGCACCGACTCCATCCTGCCCCCGGGAGAGCGCATGTCCCGACCGCTGATCGGCATCACCGCCTACTACGAGGCCGCCCGCTGGGGCGACTGGGTGAGGGAGGCGGTCCTGTCGCCTCCCTCCTACGCCAAGGCGGTGCTGCGGGCGGGCGGAGCGCCGGTGGTCCTGCCGCCGGTCAGCTCGTACGCCGTGGAGGACTACGTACGCGGGCTGAGCGGCCTCGTCCTCACCGGCGGCGTCGAGGTGGGCGCGGACGCCTACAACGGCGAGCAGGACGCCCGCGTCCCCGAGCCGCAGCCCAACCGCGACCGCTTCGAGCTGGCCCTGGCCCGTGCCGCCGTCCGCGCCGACGTGCCCGTCCTCGCCATCGCCCGCGGTATGCACGTGCTCAACGTCGCCCAGGGCGGCAGCCTGATCCCGTGGCTGCCCGACTCCCTCGACAGCGACCGCCACGCCGCGCCCGGCGCCCACACGATCCAGGTGAGCGTGACCAGCAGGCTCGGCAAGGCCGTCGGCGACCGCGTCGAGGTGGTCGCGCCGCACCACCAGTCCGTACGCCGTCTCGGCACCGGCCTGCTGGCCGTCGCCTGGGCCGAGGACCAGATCGTCGAGGGCGTCGAGCTGCAGGGACACCGTTTCGGCGTGGGCGTGCAGTGGCATCCCGAACGGGGCGGGGACACCCGGCTCTTCGATGCGTTCATGGAGGCGGCCCGCTAGGCTGCGATCATGCCGCTGCACCCCCAGGCGCGGGACTTCCTGGCCACCGTCGCTTCCGACGAGGGCGCCGGCCACGACGCCCGCACGCTGGAGGACATCCGGCGCGCCCGCGCGGCCCCCGACCCGTTCGTGCTGCACCGCGGCCCGCTGACCACGCTGCCCTTCGTCCGCGACGAGCTGGCCGAGGCCGTCCCGATCCGGGTCTACCGCGCCGACCCCGGCGACGGGCCGCTGCCGGTCGTCGTCTACTTCCACGGCGGCGGCTTCGTCGGCGGCAGCGTCAAGCGCTCCGACGCGATGGGCCGCTTCCTCGCCGTCCGCACCGGCGCGGTGGTGGTGTCGGCCGGCTACCGGCTCGCCCCCGAGCACCCGTTCCCCGCGGCGGCCGACGACGCCTGGACGGTCGTGCGCGACATCTTCGCCCGGCCCGCCTTCTACCAGAGCAACGGCGTCGTGGCCGTCGCCGGCGAGAGCGCGGGCGGCAACCTCGCCGCCGTGGCCGCCTGGCAGGCCCGCGACGCCGGCCTGCGCCTGGCCCACCAGGCGCTGGCCTGCCCCCTCCTCGACGCCGCGATGGAGCTGCCCAGCCACCGCGACTACGCCAAGGGCTACGCCCTGTCGGCCGCCGAGCTGGCCTGGTCCCTGCGCTGTTACGCCGGCGGCGCCGACCCCGCCGACCCGCGCCTGTCGCCGCTGCGGCTGCCCGACGTCGCCGGCCTGCCGCCCGCGACCGTGGTGACCGCCGAGTACGACGTGCTGCGCGACGAGGGCGAGGCGTACGCCCGCCGCCTGGCCGAGGCCGGCGTGCCGGCCGAGTGCCGCCGCTGGGACGGCGCCCTGCACGGCTTCACCGCCCTGCCGGGCCTGTTCGACCAGGGCGCCGAGGCCCGCGACTACCTGGCCGCCCGGCTCAGGCAGGCCCTTTGAGCAAGGAGCACCGGTGAAGGACGACGCCTACGCCCGCTACGAGAAGCTGCGCCTCGACACCCCGGCCGACGGCGTGCTGCGCGTCACGATCAGCGAGCCGTCCCGGCTCAACGCCGTCGACGCCGCGGCCCACCGCGAGCTGGCCGAGATCTGGCGCGACGCCGACCGCGACGACACCGTGCGGGCCGTCCTCGTCAGGGGCGAGGGCCGGGCCTTCTCCGCCGGCGGCGACCTGTCGATGATCGAGGAGATGATGGCCGACCACGCGACCAGGCTGCGCGTGTTCGGCGAGGCCCGCGACATCGTCTACAACGTGCTCAACTGCGGCAAGCCGATCGTCTCCGCGATCCAGGGCCCGGCCGTCGGCGCGGGGCTGGCGGTGGCGCTGCTCGCCGACATCTCCGTCGCCGGGCGCACCGCCCGCATCATCGACGGCCACACCCGCCTCGGCGTCGCCGCCGGCGACCACGCCGCCATCGTCTGGCCGCTGCTGTGCGGCCTGGCCAAGGCGAAATACCACCTGCTGCTGTGCGAGCCGGTCACCGGCGAGGAGGCCGAGCGCATGGGGCTGGTCAGCGTCTGCGTCGACGACGACCAGGTGCACGATCGGGCCATGGAGCTTGCCGTCCGGCTGGCGTCCGGCGCGCAGGAGGCGATCAGGCTGACCAAGTACGCGCTCAACAACTGGCTGCGCCTGGCCGGGCCGTCCTTCGACGCCTCGCTGGCGATGGAGTTCCTCGGCTTCACCGGCCCCGACGTCGCCGAGGGCGTGCGCGCCCTGCGGGAGAAGCGCCCGCCGGCCTTCGGCTGACGAAGGGCGTGTGCTTCCCCGTGCTCCGGGTAGGCGCAGGCCAATGACGGACCGTCCGGCGAGGTCGAGAACGCCGCCCCGGCGGACGGGCCGGGAAGGTGGCGGCAGCCGGCCGCGTGCGGGACGACGAAGAAGGGGGTTGCGCGCACGCGGGCACCGGGGCGACCCGGGCCGGAGCCGCCGAGGCGATGGCGCCCCGCGCACCCGCCCACCGGGGCCGGGACGGCGCCGAAGACCCTGCCGACGGGCCCGCCCGTCACGATCACGTCAGGGCCCGTGCGTGATCGGTGAGGCGAGGCAGGCAGGGATGGTCGGCCCCCGGGCGCACCGCGCGGGCGAGCACCTGTGGCGTGAGGTGGTTGAGCCAGAGCTTCCTCCGCCTCGGGTGCGCCCCGCCCCACCCCCTGGTGCTCACGCCCGGGGCCGCCGGGCGTGGAAGACGAACGCCGGCGGGGCGTTGCGCCACACCGTCCGCCCCGGCACGACCTCCTCGAACCGCTCGGCCAGCAGCGCGCGGAAGCGCCGCGCCGAGCTGAGCGGGATCGCGTGGATGTAGGAGAAGGTGGTGAACGCGGCGCCCTGACCCATCGCCGCCGTCACCGCCCCCAGCAGGTCCCGCTGGGCCCGCTCGGGGAAGGCCGCCCACGGCAGCCCGCTGACCACCACGTCCGCCTGCCTCAGCCCCCGCTCCCGCAGCAGCTCGCCCAGCCGGCCCGCGTCCGCGTGCGCCACGTCGACCAGGGGGAACCGCGCGGCGAGCAGCCGCGCCATCGGCGCGTTCAGCTCCACCGCCAGATGGTGGCCGCGCCCGCCCAGCCGCTGCTGGATCTCCGCCGTGAAGGGCCCCGTGCCCGGCCCCAGCTCGACGACCGTGGGCTCGCCGCGCTCCGGCACCGGCGCGCAGACGGCCGCGGCCAGCCGCCGCGAGCTGGGGGCGACCGCGCCGATCACGGCGGGGGAGCGCAGGAACTGGCCGAGAAAAAGTGCGGTGTCGTTGGACATGCGATGAAAGTACGGCCAAGATCCCTCTACACCGCTCCACCCACCGGGCGTACCTGCGGCCAGTAGGAGGAGGCGGGATCCTTCGACCGGAGGATCAGCGGTTCACGGCAGGCGGCTAGCGTGAGTGCATGCGTTGGCGCGGTGTTCCTCCACCTCCAACACCGCGCAGATCCTCCTCTGCGTCGCGGTCGGCGTGGCCGGGTTCCGCTCCGGGCGGCGGGGCACGGCGGTGGCTGCGGCGGCCGCCGTCGCCGCGACCGCGGTCAACATCGCCGACCCCGGCATCGCGCTCACGGTCAACAGCTGGATGTACTCGGTCCTGCTGCCGGTCGTCCCCGCCGTGCTCGGCGCGTACCTGCGCGGCTCGGCGGATCCGCTGGAGGAGCGCGACGTCACCCCCGACGCCCTGCTGGCCGCCGGCGGCGTGGCCATCACCGTGCTCAGCACCTGGACCACCTGGCACTCCGGCAGCCAGCCCGTCTGGGTGGTCGGGCTGCTGGCCGTGGTCGGCGGCCTGTCGCTGGGCGTGGCCAGGCGGCTGCCCGGGCTGGTCCTCCTCGGCCAGGGCGTGCTGCTGGTGTGCGCCGACACCTATCTCAACGAGGCCGTCAACACCTGCGTGATCCTCACGCTCGTCGCCGTCGGCGTGTTCGCCATGCGGGTGGCGTCGTGGTGGTGGCTGGTGGCGGCGTACGTCGCCGGCTGCCTGCTGACGGCCGTCGCCGTCGTCGGCGAGGACACCGAGGTCACGCCGTTCCGCGCCGGCGTGCTCATGATGCTGGTCGCCACGCCCATCGCCATCGGCCGCTACCTCGGCATGCGGCAGGCCGCCGCGGCCGCCGAGCGGCTGCGCGCCGAGGAGGCCGCCCGCGCGGCCGTCGCCCAGGTGCGGGCCGACCAGCTCGCCGAGCGCGAGCGCATCGCCCGCGACGTGCACGACATCGTCGCCCACCACGTGGGCGCCATGGTGCTGCGGGCCAGCGCCGCCCGCTACACCGCGCCCGACGGCCCGGTCGCCGACGCGCTCACCGACATCCGCGAGACCGGCCACCAGGTGCTGCAGGACCTGCGCGACCTGCTCGACCTGCTGCGCGAGCCCGAGCGCCAGCCGCACCTGCTGGCCGACCCCACCGACGTGGTCCGCGAGTCGGCCGAGCGCATGGCCGCCGCCGGCCTCGTCGTGGACCTCCACCTCGACCCCGCCACCGACCAGGCCCCCCTCACCGCCCGCGCGTCCGCGGCCCGCATCGTCCAGGAAGGACTCACGAACGTGCTCAAACACGCCGGCCCCGGCACCCGGGTCAGCGTCACCGTCGCCCCCGAGGGCGAGGGGCTGTCGGTGGAGATCCGCAACGGCCGCCCGCCCACCGCCATCGAACGTCTGCCGTCCTCCGGGCGCGGCCTGGCCGGCATGCGCGAGCGGGTACGCGCCCTCGGCGGCACCCTGAGCGCCGGCCCCGACGGCGAGGGCGGCTGGCTGCTGGCCGCGAGCCTGCCGGCGAGGAGCGCCACGTGATCCGCGTCCTGGTGGCCGACGACCAGGCGCTGGTCCGGGCGGGCGTGCGCATGCTGCTGGAGGCCGCGGGCGACATGGAGGTCGTGGGGGAGGCCGAGGACGGGGCCGAGGCGGTCCGCCTGGCCGAGCGGCACCTGCCCGACGTGGTCCTCATGGACCTGCGCATGCCGCGGGTGGACGGGCTGGAGGCGATCAAGCGGGTGCTGGCCGCGCGGCCGGGCACCAGGATCGTCGTGCTGACCACGTTCGCCGAGGACGCCAACGTCCACGCCGCGCTGCGCGCCGGAGCGGTCGGGTTCCTGGTCAAGGACGACGAGCCGGAGCGGATGGTGGACGCCGTGCGCCGGGCCGCCGCCGGGGAGCAGCTCCTCGCGCCGTCCGTGCTGCGCCGCGTCGTCGACCGTTTCCTCGCCGCCGAGGAGCAGGCCGCCGCCCCGGTGCCCGCCGGGCTGACCGAGCGGGAGCTGGAGGTGCTCGCCCTGGTCGGCACCGGCCTGTCCAACGCCGAGATCGCCGAGGAGCTGCACGTCGGCGTGACGACGGTCAAGACCCACATCGCCGCCGCGATGGACAAGCTGGGGCTGCGCAACCGCATCCAGGCCGCCGTGGTCGCCCACCGCGCCGGCCTGGTGGACGCCTCCTTCCGCCCGGTCACCGGCACGAGGTCCCGCACCGACCCGCCTCGGAAGGGCTCTCCGCCGTGGCCGGAACCGCGGTCGTGAACCGGCTCCGCCGTGTGGCGGACCGGTTCTCATCCCGCAGGCTGACGACGCCCCGAGGCCGCCGTCGCCACCATGAGGTCCCGCACCGACCCTCCTCGGAAAGGACCTCCGACATGGAAAGAACCACGGTCATGGACCGGCCCGCCGCCGCCCAGGTCTCCGCCGGCCTGCTGTACGCGCTCCGCGTGGCGATCATCGCCCAGGCGGCCGCGCTGCTGGTGGCGGCCTCGTTCGCCGGGCAGGCGGTCGAGACCGAGTCGCTGGCCGAGACGCACGTGATGGCCGGGATGGTGGTCCACCTCGTCGCCCTGGTGCAGATCGTGCTCGCCGTGCTCGTCTGGCGTCCCGGCCGCGGCGCGGGCTGGCCCGCCCTGGCCGGCCTCGCGCTGTTCGTCCTCGGCATGGCCCAGCACTTCACCTGGGCGGTCCTGGGGGCGCACCTGCCGAACGGCGTGATGCTGTTCGGGCTGATCCTCGCGCTGCTGATCTGGTCGTGGTCACCGGCGGCCGCCCGGCGCCGCTAGTCTCGTCAGTGTGTACGTCAAGATCTGCGGCCTGAGCGAGCCCGCCCACGTGGCCGCCGCCGTCGAGGCGGGCGCCGACGCCGTCGGGTTCGTCATGACCCGCAGCCCGCGCCGCGTCGAGCCCGAGCGCGCCGCCGAGCTGGCCGCGCTGGTGCCCGCGCACGTCCTGACCGTCGGCGTCTTCCGCGGCGAGGACCCTGAGACGGTCCGGGCGGCGGCGCTGACCTCCGGCGTGCGGGCGATCCAGCTCCACGGCCGGCACCCGCACGCCGACTTCCTCGCCCTGAGCGACCTCGGCGTCACCCTGGTCCGCGCCGTCGACTCCGGGGCCGACCTGCGCTGCGGCGCCTACGACGAGGATCTCCTCCTGGTCGACGCCCCGCACGCCGGCTCCGGGCAGCCGTGGGACTGGGCGGCCGTGCGCGGCCGGCCGTCGGGCCGCTGGCTGCTGGCCGGCGGCCTGTCCCCGGGCAACGTGGCCGAGGCGGTCGCCGCCGCCGGCCCGTGGGGGGTCGACGTGTCGAGCGGCGTCGAGACCGCGCCCGGGGTGAAGGATTCCGCTCTCATCGAGGCGTTCCTCAAGGCGGTGCGCGGTGCCCGCTGAGCACGGCCGGTCGCGGAGGACGTGATGGACGACTTCGCCCACCTGGCCCCCTTACGCCGTGAGAGCGACGCGGCCGACCTGGCCCGCGCGCTCGCGTTCCTGCGCGGCTTCGCCCGCCGCCGCGCCCCGCGCGAGGTGCCCGTCCCCGGCGGGGTGGCCGTGCTCGACGAGCGTTACCCCGGCTCCTACGACGACAACCGCCTCCTCGTGTGGGAGCCCGCCGAGCCCGCGGAGGTGCTGCGGGCCGCCGACGAGGTCCTGGCCGGCCGCGCCCACCGGCTGGTGGCGGTCGCCGGCGACCGCCTCGGCGAGGCGTTCGCGCCCGCGTTCGCCCGCGCCGGCTACGCGCACGAGACCGATCTCGTCATGGCCTTCCGCGGCGCCGTCCCCGAGGACCCGCCCCCGGCCGAGCCCCTGGAGCTCGCCGAGCTGGTGGAGGTGCTGCGCCGCGACTGGCGCCGCAGCCTGCCCGAGGTGGGCGACGAGGTGATCGACGGGCTGGCCCGGCGCGTCGAGAACCGCGTCGCGGGCGCCGACCTGGTCGCCTTCCGCGGCGTGCGCGCCCCCGGCGGTGAGCTCGCCGCCCGCGCCGACCTCTACCTGCACGGCGGCGTCGCCCAGATCGAGGACGTCCATACGGCCGAGGAGCACCGGGGCAGGGGCCACGCCCGCGCGCTGCTGACCGCGCTGCTCGCCGAGGCGGCCGGCGCCGAGCTGATCTTCCTGGTGGCCGACGCGGCGGACTGGCCGAAGGACTTCTACGCCCGGCTCGGCTTCGCCGTGCTCGGCCGCACGCATTCCTTCCTGCGCGCCTGACCGCCTCCGGGGGACGGGCCCGGCCGCCTGCGCGGGAACCTGGCGCACTCAGTAGGGTCTGCTGCGTGAGCGAAACTTCCGCCGAGGACCGGATCTGGACGGTTCCCAACCTGCTGAGCTTCCTGCGCCTTCTCGGTGTGCCCGTGTTCCTGTGGCTGGTTCTCGGGCCGAAGGCGGACGGGTGGGCGATCGGGATCCTCGCCGTCGCGGGCTTCACCGACTGGCTCGACGGAAAGATCGCGCGGGCGTTCAACCAGACCAGCAAGCTCGGCCGGATCATCGACCCGGCCGCCGACAAGCTCTACGTCTTCGCCACGATCCTGGCGCTGCTGCTGCGGGAGGTGATCCCGTGGTGGCTGGTGCTGGTCATCCTGGCGCGCGAGCTCTTCGTCGCGAGTTCCTTCCCCGTCCTCCGCAAGCACGGCTACCGGGCACTTCAGGTGCATTTCCTGGGCAAGGCCGCGATGTTCAACCTCATGTACGCCTTCCCCCTCCTCTTCCTTGCCTCCCACTCCGGGTGGTATGCCGATATAGCCCGGATCGTCGGCTGGGCCTTCGCCCTCTGGGGGACGGGCCTGTACTGGTGGGCCGGACTGCTGTACGTGGTGCAGGTGCGCCGGCTCGTGACCTCGGCCAAGAAGGAGTGAGCGGGTGAAGGCGGTCGTCATGGCGGGCGGGGAGGGCACGCGGCTGCGGCCGATGACCGCCAACCAGCCCAAACCCCTCCTGCCGGTGGTCAACCGCCCGATCATGGAGCACGTCCTGCGCCTGCTCAAACGGCACGGCATCACCGAGACCGTGGTGACCGTGCAGTTCCTGGCGGCGCTGGTGCGCAACTACTTCGGCGACGGCGACGAGCTGGGCATGCATCTCCAGTACGCCACCGAGGACGTCCCCCTCGGCACCGCCGGCAGCGTCAAGAACGCCGCCGACCGCCTGCGCGACGACCGGTTCCTGGTGATCTCCGGAGACGCTCTCACGGACATCGATTTATCCGAAATGATCCGGTTTCATCGGGAAAATTCGGCACTTGTCACCATCGGACTCAAGCGCGTCCCCAACCCCCTCGAATTCGGGATCATCATCGTCGACGAGGGCGGGCGCGTGCAGCGCTTCCTGGAGAAGCCGACCTGGGGCCAGGTCTTCTCCGACACCGTCAACACGGGCATCTACATCATGGAGCCCGAGATCCTCGACGCCGTCGCCACCGGCGAGCCCGTCGACTGGTCGGGCGACGTCTTCCCCGCCCTGCTGGAGCGCGGCGCCGCCATCTACGGCCACGTCGCCGGCGGCTACTGGGAGGACGTCGGCACGCACGAGAGCTACCTCAAGGCCCAGGCCGACGCCCTGTCCGGCAAGGTCGAGCTGGACCTCGGCGGCTTCGAGCTCTCGCCCGGCGTCTGGGTCGCCGAGTCCGCCTCGGTCGACCCCGACGCCGTGCTCAAGGGCCCGCTGCTCGTCGGCGACTACGCCAAGGTCGAGGCGGGCGCCGAGCTGCGCGAGTACACCGTGCTCGGCAACAACGTCGTGGTGCGCGAGGGCGCCTTCCTGCACCGCGCGATCGTCCACGACAACGTCTACCTGGGCCCCGGCGCCCACTTACGCGGCTGCGTCGTCGGCAAGAGCACCGACGTCATGACCGGCGCCCGCATCGAGGAGAACGCGGTCATCGGCGACGAGTGCGTCATCGAGTCCGAGGCGTACGTCTCCAGCGGCGTCAGGGTCTACCCGTTCAAGACCATCGAGGCCGGCGCGGTCGTCAACACCAGCGTCATCTGGGAGTCGCGGGGCCAGCGCAGCCTGTTCGGCCCCCGCGGCGTCAGCGGCCTGGTCAACGTCGAGATCACCGCCGAGCTGTGCGTCCGCCTGGCCAGCGCCTACGCCACCACCCTGAAGAAGGGCGAGTACGTCGTCACCGCCCGCGACTGCTCGCTCGCCGCCCGCGCGCTCAAGCGGGCCGTCAACGGCGCGCTCACCGCCGGGGCGATCAACGT is part of the Nonomuraea coxensis DSM 45129 genome and encodes:
- a CDS encoding enoyl-CoA hydratase/isomerase family protein, translating into MKDDAYARYEKLRLDTPADGVLRVTISEPSRLNAVDAAAHRELAEIWRDADRDDTVRAVLVRGEGRAFSAGGDLSMIEEMMADHATRLRVFGEARDIVYNVLNCGKPIVSAIQGPAVGAGLAVALLADISVAGRTARIIDGHTRLGVAAGDHAAIVWPLLCGLAKAKYHLLLCEPVTGEEAERMGLVSVCVDDDQVHDRAMELAVRLASGAQEAIRLTKYALNNWLRLAGPSFDASLAMEFLGFTGPDVAEGVRALREKRPPAFG
- a CDS encoding CDP-alcohol phosphatidyltransferase family protein, with protein sequence MSETSAEDRIWTVPNLLSFLRLLGVPVFLWLVLGPKADGWAIGILAVAGFTDWLDGKIARAFNQTSKLGRIIDPAADKLYVFATILALLLREVIPWWLVLVILARELFVASSFPVLRKHGYRALQVHFLGKAAMFNLMYAFPLLFLASHSGWYADIARIVGWAFALWGTGLYWWAGLLYVVQVRRLVTSAKKE
- a CDS encoding gamma-glutamyl-gamma-aminobutyrate hydrolase family protein, producing the protein MSRPLIGITAYYEAARWGDWVREAVLSPPSYAKAVLRAGGAPVVLPPVSSYAVEDYVRGLSGLVLTGGVEVGADAYNGEQDARVPEPQPNRDRFELALARAAVRADVPVLAIARGMHVLNVAQGGSLIPWLPDSLDSDRHAAPGAHTIQVSVTSRLGKAVGDRVEVVAPHHQSVRRLGTGLLAVAWAEDQIVEGVELQGHRFGVGVQWHPERGGDTRLFDAFMEAAR
- a CDS encoding sensor histidine kinase, yielding MHALARCSSTSNTAQILLCVAVGVAGFRSGRRGTAVAAAAAVAATAVNIADPGIALTVNSWMYSVLLPVVPAVLGAYLRGSADPLEERDVTPDALLAAGGVAITVLSTWTTWHSGSQPVWVVGLLAVVGGLSLGVARRLPGLVLLGQGVLLVCADTYLNEAVNTCVILTLVAVGVFAMRVASWWWLVAAYVAGCLLTAVAVVGEDTEVTPFRAGVLMMLVATPIAIGRYLGMRQAAAAAERLRAEEAARAAVAQVRADQLAERERIARDVHDIVAHHVGAMVLRASAARYTAPDGPVADALTDIRETGHQVLQDLRDLLDLLREPERQPHLLADPTDVVRESAERMAAAGLVVDLHLDPATDQAPLTARASAARIVQEGLTNVLKHAGPGTRVSVTVAPEGEGLSVEIRNGRPPTAIERLPSSGRGLAGMRERVRALGGTLSAGPDGEGGWLLAASLPARSAT
- a CDS encoding GNAT family N-acetyltransferase; translated protein: MDDFAHLAPLRRESDAADLARALAFLRGFARRRAPREVPVPGGVAVLDERYPGSYDDNRLLVWEPAEPAEVLRAADEVLAGRAHRLVAVAGDRLGEAFAPAFARAGYAHETDLVMAFRGAVPEDPPPAEPLELAELVEVLRRDWRRSLPEVGDEVIDGLARRVENRVAGADLVAFRGVRAPGGELAARADLYLHGGVAQIEDVHTAEEHRGRGHARALLTALLAEAAGAELIFLVADAADWPKDFYARLGFAVLGRTHSFLRA
- a CDS encoding globin domain-containing protein, with the translated sequence MSLNPRLVKESFSVVEQHAERATAYFYGRLFAENPHLRAMFPPAMDVQRDRLFGALARIVWSLDSPDGLDSYLSQLGRDHRKYGVLAEHYTAIGNALLATVRRFAADSWDHEIEAAWVSAYTAAANSMIRAADADVSPPWWPADVVGHELRHRDIAVITLRPAQRLPYRPGQYVNVQTARWPRVWRTFSIANAPRPDNTIQLHVRSVPGGWVSTALTRHTAVGDTVLLGPAMGTMAPDGQTGRDILCVAGGTGLAPLKSIVEDVIASGRRPNIHLLYGARTAAELYDLPDLLRMAAAFPSLRVVPVVSGDPSWAGMSGGLPEVTQRFQSWIEHDVYVCGPPAMVGETVRRLQSDGVPLSRIHRDVPHAVS
- a CDS encoding response regulator, which encodes MIRVLVADDQALVRAGVRMLLEAAGDMEVVGEAEDGAEAVRLAERHLPDVVLMDLRMPRVDGLEAIKRVLAARPGTRIVVLTTFAEDANVHAALRAGAVGFLVKDDEPERMVDAVRRAAAGEQLLAPSVLRRVVDRFLAAEEQAAAPVPAGLTERELEVLALVGTGLSNAEIAEELHVGVTTVKTHIAAAMDKLGLRNRIQAAVVAHRAGLVDASFRPVTGTRSRTDPPRKGSPPWPEPRS
- a CDS encoding helix-turn-helix domain-containing protein — its product is MGAVAVRDETFGELLRSWRQRRRVSQLDLAIEAEVSARHISFLETGRARPSREMVRRLAEELQVPLRQRNALLTAAGFAPMYPEREVRAPELGLVRQALDRILAGHEPYPAVVVDAAWNLVAANAAAAMFMDGVPAELLREPVNVMRLSLHPQAMGGRLLNLAEVRAHLLPPLRRQAETSGDPRLAELYEELAGYTYPGVDLNVAHVPGPADILVPLRIAHGDRVLSMFTTIATFGTPLDVTVSELAIETFWPGDEETAAAFRRT
- a CDS encoding alpha/beta hydrolase, translating into MPLHPQARDFLATVASDEGAGHDARTLEDIRRARAAPDPFVLHRGPLTTLPFVRDELAEAVPIRVYRADPGDGPLPVVVYFHGGGFVGGSVKRSDAMGRFLAVRTGAVVVSAGYRLAPEHPFPAAADDAWTVVRDIFARPAFYQSNGVVAVAGESAGGNLAAVAAWQARDAGLRLAHQALACPLLDAAMELPSHRDYAKGYALSAAELAWSLRCYAGGADPADPRLSPLRLPDVAGLPPATVVTAEYDVLRDEGEAYARRLAEAGVPAECRRWDGALHGFTALPGLFDQGAEARDYLAARLRQAL
- a CDS encoding phosphoribosylanthranilate isomerase; this encodes MYVKICGLSEPAHVAAAVEAGADAVGFVMTRSPRRVEPERAAELAALVPAHVLTVGVFRGEDPETVRAAALTSGVRAIQLHGRHPHADFLALSDLGVTLVRAVDSGADLRCGAYDEDLLLVDAPHAGSGQPWDWAAVRGRPSGRWLLAGGLSPGNVAEAVAAAGPWGVDVSSGVETAPGVKDSALIEAFLKAVRGAR
- a CDS encoding class I SAM-dependent methyltransferase; this translates as MSNDTALFLGQFLRSPAVIGAVAPSSRRLAAAVCAPVPERGEPTVVELGPGTGPFTAEIQQRLGGRGHHLAVELNAPMARLLAARFPLVDVAHADAGRLGELLRERGLRQADVVVSGLPWAAFPERAQRDLLGAVTAAMGQGAAFTTFSYIHAIPLSSARRFRALLAERFEEVVPGRTVWRNAPPAFVFHARRPRA